The Hyphomicrobium sp. MC1 genome window below encodes:
- a CDS encoding ABC transporter permease — protein MPRIINIKPNPRIARFLGLVPFIALIILYLICSEIRLHANPNDKLLPPFSAMGSAISHLAFSEDTRTGQYLFWADTFSSLRRLAIGLGTSFVIAIVVGTLLGLIPYAAALANPFVAVLALVPPLALLPILFIAFGLDELSKIVLIILGVTPYLIRDLALRIEQMPYELLVKAQTMGASTWQIMTRIVLPQMLPRVLDGLRFSIGPAWLFLIAAEAIASTDGLGYRIFLVRRYLAMDIIIPYVIWITALAFLMDYGLRILSARLFPWAKAAAP, from the coding sequence GTGCCGCGCATCATCAATATAAAGCCCAACCCGAGGATTGCACGTTTCCTCGGGTTGGTGCCCTTTATCGCCCTCATCATCCTCTATCTCATCTGCTCCGAGATAAGGTTGCATGCCAATCCCAACGACAAACTCCTGCCGCCCTTCAGCGCGATGGGATCGGCAATTTCCCATCTTGCCTTTTCCGAAGATACACGCACCGGTCAGTATCTGTTTTGGGCCGATACGTTTTCGAGCCTCCGGCGTCTTGCCATTGGCTTGGGCACGTCCTTCGTGATCGCCATCGTCGTTGGTACTCTTCTCGGACTTATTCCCTACGCTGCCGCGCTCGCCAATCCGTTCGTGGCCGTGCTGGCGTTGGTCCCGCCGCTTGCCCTTCTGCCGATTCTGTTTATCGCCTTCGGTCTCGACGAACTTTCTAAGATCGTCCTGATCATTCTGGGTGTAACGCCCTATCTTATTCGCGATCTGGCGCTGCGTATCGAGCAGATGCCATACGAACTCCTCGTGAAAGCGCAAACAATGGGCGCCTCGACTTGGCAGATCATGACGCGGATCGTCCTGCCGCAAATGCTGCCGCGCGTGCTGGATGGATTGCGCTTCTCAATCGGACCCGCATGGCTGTTTCTCATCGCTGCGGAAGCAATCGCCTCAACCGACGGCCTGGGCTATCGCATCTTCCTCGTCCGCCGCTACCTCGCGATGGATATCATCATACCCTACGTCATCTGGATCACAGCTCTTGCATTTCTGATGGACTACGGTCTGCGCATCCTGAGTGCGAGGCTCTTTCCGTGGGCAAAGGCGGCCGCCCCATGA